One segment of Bacteroides caecimuris DNA contains the following:
- the ahcY gene encoding adenosylhomocysteinase, with amino-acid sequence MSTELFSTLPYKVADITLADFGRKEIDLAEKEMPGLMALREKYGESKPLKGARIMGSLHMTIQTAVLIETLVALGAEVRWCSCNIYSTQDHAAAAIAAAGVPVFAWKGETLADYWWCTLQALSFAGGKGPNVIVDDGGDATMMIHVGYDAENNAAVLDKEVHAEDEIELNAILKKVLAEDSTRWHRVAEEVRGVSEETTTGVHRLYQMQEEGKLLFPAFNVNDSVTKSKFDNLYGCRESLADGIKRATDVMIAGKVVVVCGYGDVGKGCSHSMRSYGARVLVTEVDPICALQAAMEGFEVVTMEEACTEGNIFVTTTGNIDIIRIDHMEKMKDQSIVCNIGHFDNEIQVDALKRYPGIKCVNIKPQVDRYYFPDGHSIILLADGRLVNLGCATGHPSFVMSNSFTNQTLAQIELFNKKYDINVYRLPKHLDEEVARLHLEKIGVKLTKLTPEQAAYIGVSVDGPYKADHYRY; translated from the coding sequence ATGTCTACAGAATTATTCTCTACTCTGCCCTACAAGGTGGCAGACATTACACTTGCTGATTTCGGACGCAAGGAAATCGATTTGGCAGAAAAAGAAATGCCCGGCCTGATGGCTCTTCGCGAAAAGTATGGAGAATCCAAACCGTTAAAAGGTGCCCGCATTATGGGATCGTTGCACATGACCATTCAGACGGCTGTGTTGATTGAAACGTTAGTGGCTTTAGGAGCTGAAGTACGTTGGTGCTCTTGTAATATATATTCAACGCAGGATCATGCGGCGGCTGCAATCGCTGCTGCGGGTGTGCCTGTGTTTGCATGGAAGGGAGAGACCCTTGCTGATTATTGGTGGTGTACGTTGCAGGCATTGAGCTTTGCCGGTGGCAAAGGGCCGAATGTGATTGTTGATGATGGCGGTGACGCAACGATGATGATTCACGTAGGTTATGATGCGGAGAATAATGCTGCCGTATTGGATAAAGAAGTGCATGCAGAGGACGAAATAGAACTGAATGCAATCTTGAAGAAAGTATTGGCAGAAGACAGTACTCGTTGGCATCGTGTAGCGGAAGAAGTGCGCGGCGTATCTGAAGAGACTACGACAGGCGTACACCGTTTATATCAGATGCAGGAAGAAGGGAAACTGTTGTTCCCGGCATTCAATGTGAATGATTCGGTCACAAAATCTAAGTTTGACAACCTCTATGGCTGCCGTGAATCGTTGGCTGATGGTATCAAGCGTGCAACGGACGTGATGATTGCCGGAAAAGTGGTGGTAGTATGTGGTTATGGTGATGTGGGTAAAGGCTGTTCTCATTCTATGCGTTCTTACGGAGCGCGAGTGCTGGTGACGGAAGTAGACCCGATTTGTGCATTGCAGGCTGCTATGGAAGGCTTTGAAGTAGTGACTATGGAAGAAGCTTGCACGGAAGGCAACATTTTCGTGACTACCACAGGTAATATTGATATTATCCGTATCGACCACATGGAGAAAATGAAAGATCAGTCTATCGTTTGCAACATCGGTCATTTCGATAATGAAATTCAGGTAGATGCTTTGAAACGTTATCCAGGCATCAAATGTGTGAACATCAAACCACAAGTAGACCGTTATTATTTCCCGGATGGTCACAGCATCATTCTGCTTGCTGACGGCCGTCTGGTAAATCTGGGATGCGCAACCGGACACCCGTCATTCGTGATGAGTAACTCGTTCACGAATCAGACATTGGCACAGATAGAACTGTTCAATAAGAAATATGATATCAATGTATATCGCTTGCCGAAGCATCTGGACGAAGAAGTGGCCCGCCTGCATCTTGAAAAGATTGGTGTGAAACTGACCAAGCTGACTCCTGAACAGGCTGCCTATATTGGTGTGTCAGTGGACGGACCTTATAAAGCAGATCATTATAGATACTAA
- the tnpC gene encoding IS66 family transposase, which yields MKKNELIEFLQRQIEYLQGQLDEALSSVSSLTLSNEKLQSTNDRLVATVDELRKQIASLEDAVKGKGAELSKEKAARQAVQRLQGSPSERQTKPMPAPAVSETPEQRPQKKRTNNGARRKTHPECEVETVVVEPDSPDFNPEAATFIGECDVVRYVMEPMRFKKIIYKVRKYVQDEKIYKGSAPATPLLNSQYTSSFIAGLAELRYLHCMPLENAVEYFRAHGFDLDKGTAQKLISKVRVHLENLYKALGPAVVEDNYICGDETYQKVRLQVATPSGRKIKKGYIWVFVGMTTGLVYFFYDDGSRSAEVFKQHIKGFNGAFQCDCYSGYRHIGIGEMSGIKRLPCLQHIKRKFLDLKDNPQAQEIAKLFGLLYHFEHQHRIGKDGWTAEKHLEWRQRYSKVMLEKIRMRLTAVKNRIGVPPDDPLLAATEHALKQWDVIPRIFASPTYRLDNNKVERINRYISLTRRRLTIGSHSGAEAAALYHSLAITCHQCGVNVFDYFCDIIDRCAAWPPNTPIEKYRDLLPDRWKPSQK from the coding sequence ATGAAAAAGAACGAGTTGATAGAGTTTTTGCAACGTCAGATCGAGTATCTTCAAGGACAACTTGACGAGGCGTTGTCCTCTGTCAGCTCTCTTACTTTATCCAATGAAAAACTCCAGTCAACCAACGACAGACTGGTGGCAACAGTAGATGAGCTGCGCAAACAGATAGCCTCGTTGGAGGATGCTGTAAAAGGGAAAGGCGCGGAACTAAGCAAAGAAAAAGCTGCTCGTCAGGCCGTGCAGCGTCTGCAGGGCTCGCCGTCAGAGCGCCAGACAAAACCGATGCCGGCTCCTGCCGTATCAGAAACTCCGGAACAGAGGCCACAGAAGAAACGCACCAACAATGGAGCCAGGAGAAAGACCCATCCCGAGTGCGAGGTAGAGACGGTTGTGGTGGAGCCGGACAGCCCCGACTTCAATCCCGAGGCGGCGACGTTTATCGGCGAGTGCGATGTCGTGCGCTACGTCATGGAGCCGATGCGCTTCAAGAAAATAATCTACAAGGTACGCAAATATGTGCAGGACGAGAAAATATACAAAGGCTCTGCTCCCGCCACGCCGCTGCTGAACTCGCAGTATACATCCTCCTTCATTGCCGGACTCGCCGAGCTACGCTATCTCCACTGCATGCCACTTGAAAATGCAGTCGAATACTTCCGTGCCCACGGCTTCGACCTTGACAAAGGCACGGCACAAAAACTGATCAGCAAGGTAAGGGTTCATCTGGAGAATCTGTACAAGGCTCTCGGGCCGGCAGTTGTCGAAGACAATTATATCTGTGGTGACGAGACCTATCAGAAAGTGCGGCTGCAGGTGGCCACTCCCTCGGGCAGGAAGATCAAAAAGGGCTACATCTGGGTGTTCGTCGGCATGACAACCGGGCTTGTATACTTCTTCTATGATGACGGTTCCCGCTCTGCCGAAGTCTTCAAGCAGCATATCAAAGGCTTCAACGGAGCGTTCCAATGCGATTGTTACTCGGGATACCGGCATATCGGAATCGGTGAGATGAGCGGGATAAAACGCTTGCCATGCCTGCAGCATATAAAGCGGAAGTTCCTCGACCTGAAAGACAATCCGCAGGCGCAGGAAATAGCAAAGCTCTTCGGACTCCTTTACCACTTCGAGCATCAGCACCGCATAGGCAAAGACGGATGGACGGCGGAAAAGCACCTTGAGTGGAGACAACGATACTCCAAAGTGATGCTCGAGAAAATCCGCATGAGACTGACAGCGGTCAAAAATCGCATCGGCGTGCCACCCGACGACCCGCTGCTTGCCGCCACCGAACATGCGCTTAAACAATGGGACGTGATACCACGCATCTTCGCCTCACCCACCTACAGACTTGACAACAACAAAGTCGAGCGAATCAACCGCTACATATCCCTGACCCGTCGCCGACTGACAATCGGCTCCCACTCCGGAGCCGAAGCCGCCGCCCTGTACCACTCGCTGGCCATCACCTGCCATCAGTGCGGAGTCAACGTCTTCGACTACTTCTGTGACATCATCGACCGATGTGCCGCATGGCCGCCAAACACCCCGATCGAAAAATACCGCGACCTGCTTCCCGACCGCTGGAAACCCTCACAAAAATAG
- the tnpB gene encoding IS66 family insertion sequence element accessory protein TnpB (TnpB, as the term is used for proteins encoded by IS66 family insertion elements, is considered an accessory protein, since TnpC, encoded by a neighboring gene, is a DDE family transposase.), whose amino-acid sequence MWGLEQGLRLWVCQQPVSMRYGIRGLTQMVWSWKGHSPASGDVYVFFSKDRKSMKALKWDGDGFLMYTKRLSQGRFREVLKKGDDGVRRLQWDDFYMLMRGLTPVKVTVENRFRMAVK is encoded by the coding sequence ATGTGGGGTCTTGAGCAGGGGTTACGGCTATGGGTATGCCAGCAGCCGGTGTCGATGCGTTACGGCATACGCGGTCTGACCCAGATGGTGTGGTCGTGGAAGGGGCACTCTCCGGCATCGGGCGATGTGTATGTGTTTTTCTCCAAAGACCGCAAGTCCATGAAGGCTCTGAAATGGGATGGTGACGGATTTTTGATGTACACAAAAAGACTGTCGCAAGGTCGTTTCCGGGAGGTACTTAAAAAGGGCGATGACGGCGTGCGCAGGCTCCAATGGGACGATTTCTATATGCTGATGAGGGGGCTCACGCCTGTGAAGGTGACGGTCGAGAATCGCTTCAGAATGGCTGTAAAATAA
- a CDS encoding TolC family protein, translating to MKRLLFIFSFFFLFVLRGNTQEVEILTLEDCLRIGIDNNLSLEGKRKEIQKSKYGVSENRSKLLPQINAIAGYNNNFDPPVSVTDGSSYGVPYNITKTLQHSANAGLEMQMPLFNQTLYTSMSIAKVMEEISRLSYGKAREDVILQISKMYYLGQVTAEQIMLIKANITRLEELRDITQAFFDNGMSMEVDLKRVNINLENLKVQYDNAQAMMKQQLNMLKYIMDYPAEKEIALTPVNADSITTVALTGLSENIYELQLSQSQVQLAERQKKIITNGYIPSLSLTGSWRYAAYTDKGYHWFHSGPSNQWFRSYGVGLTLRIPIFDGLDKTYKIKKAMIDIENKRLAWEDARKNLQTQYLNAVNDLMNNQRNFKKQKDNYLLAEDVYAVTSDRYREGIASMTEVLQDEMQMSEAQNNYISAHYNYRVTNLMLLKLTGQIESLVK from the coding sequence ATGAAAAGACTACTATTCATTTTTTCCTTTTTTTTCTTGTTCGTGTTACGTGGAAACACACAGGAGGTAGAGATTCTGACATTAGAGGATTGTCTCCGCATTGGTATTGACAATAACTTGTCGTTAGAAGGGAAACGTAAAGAAATACAAAAAAGTAAATATGGCGTATCTGAAAACCGTTCGAAGCTGCTGCCGCAAATTAATGCGATAGCCGGTTATAATAACAATTTTGATCCTCCAGTGTCAGTCACAGACGGTTCATCTTACGGAGTTCCCTATAATATAACGAAAACATTGCAACATTCTGCTAATGCAGGACTGGAAATGCAGATGCCGCTTTTCAATCAGACTCTTTATACTTCTATGTCCATAGCTAAAGTGATGGAAGAAATCAGTCGTCTGTCTTATGGAAAAGCCAGGGAAGATGTTATTCTTCAAATCAGTAAGATGTATTATCTCGGACAGGTCACGGCCGAACAAATCATGCTGATAAAAGCAAATATCACCCGTCTGGAAGAATTGAGAGATATTACACAGGCTTTCTTCGATAACGGAATGTCTATGGAAGTCGATCTGAAAAGAGTCAATATCAATTTGGAAAATCTGAAGGTGCAATATGACAATGCACAAGCAATGATGAAACAGCAGTTGAATATGCTGAAATACATTATGGATTATCCGGCTGAAAAGGAAATCGCGCTGACACCTGTAAATGCCGATAGCATTACTACGGTAGCCCTGACTGGCTTGTCGGAAAATATCTATGAACTTCAACTCTCACAATCGCAAGTGCAACTGGCGGAACGTCAAAAGAAGATCATTACTAATGGATATATCCCTTCTCTTAGTCTGACAGGCAGCTGGCGATATGCTGCATATACGGATAAAGGTTATCATTGGTTCCACTCCGGTCCGTCCAATCAATGGTTTCGTTCCTATGGAGTGGGACTAACCTTGCGTATTCCGATTTTCGACGGACTGGATAAAACCTATAAAATAAAGAAGGCGATGATCGATATAGAGAATAAAAGATTGGCATGGGAAGACGCCCGGAAGAATTTGCAAACTCAATATCTGAATGCTGTGAACGACCTGATGAACAATCAGCGTAACTTTAAGAAACAGAAGGATAACTACTTGCTTGCCGAAGATGTGTACGCAGTCACTTCCGACCGTTACCGGGAAGGCATTGCTTCTATGACGGAAGTGCTGCAAGATGAAATGCAGATGAGTGAAGCTCAAAACAACTATATCAGCGCACATTATAATTATCGGGTGACTAACCTGATGCTGCTTAAACTGACCGGACAAATAGAATCATTAGTCAAATAA
- a CDS encoding HlyD family secretion protein: protein METMENNLPSAAHQEKAKKMKKLRRWQIAISLLGVAIIIWGVIEVICLFLNYSQTETSNDAQIEQYVSPINLRASGYIDKIYFTEHQEVHKGDTLLVLDDREYKIRVMEAEAALKDAQAGATVINATLNTTQTTASVYDASIAEIEVRLAKLEKDRKRYENLVKRNAATPIQLEQIVTDYEATRKKLEATKRQKKAALSGVDEVSYRRMNTEAAIQRATAALEMARLNLSYTVVIAPCDGKLGRRSLEEGQFISAGQTITYILPDTQKWIVANYKETQIENLHIGQEVFVTVDAISDKEFKGKVTSISGATGSKYSLVPTDNSAGNFVKIQQRIPVRIDFTDLSKEDNERLAAGMMVVVKAKL, encoded by the coding sequence ATGGAAACAATGGAAAATAACCTTCCTTCCGCTGCTCATCAGGAGAAAGCAAAAAAAATGAAGAAACTTCGTCGCTGGCAGATTGCTATCAGCCTTCTTGGAGTGGCTATTATTATTTGGGGAGTGATTGAAGTGATCTGCCTTTTTTTGAATTATAGCCAGACGGAGACTAGTAACGACGCACAAATAGAACAATATGTGTCTCCTATCAATCTACGTGCTTCAGGTTACATTGACAAAATCTACTTTACAGAACATCAGGAGGTACATAAAGGAGATACTTTGCTGGTACTGGATGATCGTGAATATAAAATTCGCGTAATGGAGGCTGAAGCTGCCTTGAAAGATGCGCAAGCCGGTGCGACCGTCATCAATGCTACACTCAATACCACGCAGACAACAGCATCTGTTTACGATGCGTCTATTGCCGAAATTGAAGTACGGTTGGCGAAACTGGAAAAAGACCGGAAACGATATGAGAACCTCGTGAAACGAAATGCGGCTACTCCTATCCAACTTGAACAGATTGTCACTGATTATGAAGCTACGCGTAAGAAGCTGGAAGCTACGAAAAGGCAGAAAAAAGCAGCTCTTTCCGGTGTAGATGAAGTGTCCTACCGTCGCATGAATACCGAAGCGGCTATTCAAAGAGCAACAGCTGCGCTCGAAATGGCCCGGTTGAATCTTTCCTATACGGTTGTAATAGCTCCTTGTGACGGAAAACTCGGCCGTCGCTCATTAGAGGAAGGACAGTTTATTTCGGCAGGGCAGACCATCACCTATATTCTTCCTGATACCCAGAAATGGATCGTTGCCAATTATAAGGAGACACAAATCGAGAACCTGCATATCGGACAGGAAGTATTTGTCACAGTAGATGCCATTAGCGATAAAGAGTTTAAAGGCAAAGTCACCTCTATATCAGGAGCTACCGGCTCCAAATATTCATTAGTGCCGACCGATAACTCCGCAGGTAACTTTGTGAAGATCCAACAGCGCATCCCCGTACGCATCGACTTCACCGATTTATCGAAAGAAGACAACGAACGATTAGCAGCAGGCATGATGGTAGTAGTGAAAGCCAAACTCTAA
- a CDS encoding YfhO family protein, translating into MKKFLPDLIAILAFIILSFAYFFPADIEGRILFQHDTAAGVGAGQESKEYLERTGERTRWTNSIFGGMPTYQMSPSYDSTTSLKGVEKVYRLFLPDYVVLTFIMMLGFYILLRAFGISAWLAGLGGVIWAFSSYFFILIPAGHIWKFVTLAYIPPTIAGVVLAYRKKYLLGGIITALFIALQIQSNHIQMSYYFMFVILFFVGAYFEDAYKKKELPHFFKASAILALAAVVGVCINISNLYHTYEYSKETMRGKSELKQEGAAASQTSSGLDRDYITNWSYGIGETLTLLVPNVKGGGSGSTMSQSEAAMAKANPMYNSIYSQLPQYFGEQPWTAGPVYVGAFVMFLFILGCFIVKGPLKWALLGATIFSILLSWGKNFMGLTDFFIDYVPMYNKFRAVSSILVIAEFTIPLLAIFALKEILSKPDTLKLKENRGGAIATLILTAGVALILAVAPGIFFSGFITTQEMAALKQGLPAEHLAPLVANLTEMRKAIIASDAWRSFFIIVIGCVLLFLYQQRKLKASFTLAGIALLCLIDMWSINKRYLNDEQFVPKSKQTEAFVKTQADEMILQDTTLNYRVLNFIGFPGNTFNENNTAYWHKSVGGYHAAKLRRYQEMIDHHIMPEMQETYQAVATAGGQMDSVDASKFRVLNMLNTKYFIFPAGEQGQAVPVVNPYAYGNAWFVDKVQYVNNANEEIDALNDILPMETAVVDVKFKEQLKGVTEGYKDSLSTIQLTSYEPNRLAYNAFTPKDGVVVFSEIYYPGWQATIDGQPVDIARADYILRAINVPAGEHTIEMWFDPQSIQVTESIAYAALALLLIGVMVLAWTQRNKIAKKS; encoded by the coding sequence ATGAAAAAGTTTCTTCCCGACTTAATAGCCATTCTGGCTTTTATCATTCTTTCTTTCGCTTACTTTTTCCCGGCTGATATCGAAGGTCGTATCTTGTTTCAGCATGACACGGCTGCCGGAGTCGGTGCGGGACAAGAATCGAAAGAGTATCTCGAACGTACCGGAGAACGTACGCGTTGGACAAATTCGATTTTTGGAGGTATGCCTACCTATCAGATGTCTCCGAGTTACGACTCAACAACGTCACTGAAAGGGGTGGAGAAGGTTTATCGCCTCTTTCTCCCGGATTATGTGGTGCTGACTTTTATTATGATGCTCGGATTCTATATCCTTTTGCGCGCTTTCGGAATATCGGCTTGGCTGGCAGGATTGGGCGGAGTGATATGGGCTTTTTCTTCCTATTTCTTCATTCTGATACCGGCAGGGCACATTTGGAAGTTTGTGACGTTGGCTTATATCCCGCCCACGATTGCGGGTGTTGTTCTGGCTTACCGGAAAAAATACTTGTTGGGCGGAATTATTACAGCGTTGTTCATTGCCCTTCAGATTCAATCGAATCACATTCAGATGAGCTATTATTTCATGTTTGTGATCCTGTTTTTCGTGGGAGCGTATTTTGAAGATGCTTATAAAAAGAAAGAACTCCCTCATTTCTTCAAGGCCAGCGCAATTTTGGCATTGGCTGCCGTGGTAGGAGTTTGCATCAATATCTCCAATCTGTATCATACTTATGAATATAGTAAGGAGACGATGCGCGGCAAGAGCGAATTGAAGCAGGAGGGCGCTGCGGCCAGCCAGACAAGTAGCGGGTTGGATCGCGACTACATAACCAATTGGAGTTATGGTATTGGCGAGACATTGACATTGCTGGTTCCGAACGTAAAAGGAGGAGGATCAGGATCTACGATGTCGCAAAGCGAAGCTGCTATGGCAAAGGCCAATCCAATGTATAACAGTATTTATTCGCAGTTGCCGCAATATTTCGGTGAGCAACCGTGGACAGCCGGTCCTGTATATGTCGGGGCATTTGTGATGTTCTTGTTCATATTGGGTTGTTTCATAGTGAAAGGTCCTCTGAAATGGGCATTGTTGGGAGCTACTATCTTCTCGATTCTGCTTTCATGGGGAAAGAATTTCATGGGACTGACAGACTTCTTTATTGATTACGTTCCGATGTACAATAAGTTCCGTGCCGTGTCTTCCATTCTGGTGATTGCTGAATTTACCATTCCTTTGTTGGCGATTTTTGCCTTGAAAGAGATTTTGAGTAAGCCGGATACGCTGAAGTTGAAAGAAAACCGTGGAGGGGCGATTGCCACTTTGATACTGACTGCCGGTGTTGCGTTGATTTTAGCTGTTGCTCCAGGTATTTTCTTCTCCGGTTTTATTACGACACAAGAGATGGCTGCCTTGAAACAAGGACTTCCAGCCGAACATTTGGCTCCGCTTGTGGCAAACCTGACTGAAATGCGTAAAGCTATTATTGCTTCGGATGCATGGCGCAGTTTCTTTATTATCGTGATAGGTTGCGTGCTTTTATTCCTTTATCAACAGCGGAAGTTGAAAGCTTCTTTCACACTGGCTGGTATTGCGCTTTTATGTCTGATAGATATGTGGAGCATCAATAAACGCTATTTGAATGACGAACAGTTTGTGCCGAAATCCAAACAGACAGAAGCGTTTGTTAAAACACAGGCGGATGAGATGATCCTTCAGGATACTACTTTAAATTATCGTGTGTTGAACTTTATAGGTTTCCCCGGTAATACGTTTAATGAAAACAACACGGCATACTGGCATAAGAGTGTCGGTGGCTATCATGCAGCGAAGCTCCGTCGCTATCAGGAAATGATAGATCATCATATCATGCCCGAGATGCAGGAAACCTATCAGGCGGTGGCTACTGCCGGCGGACAGATGGACAGTGTAGACGCTTCCAAATTCCGTGTACTGAATATGCTGAATACAAAATACTTCATTTTCCCTGCCGGCGAGCAAGGGCAGGCTGTTCCTGTGGTAAATCCTTATGCATACGGCAATGCGTGGTTCGTAGACAAGGTACAGTATGTAAATAATGCAAATGAAGAAATCGACGCTTTGAATGATATTCTTCCAATGGAAACAGCCGTAGTGGATGTGAAGTTTAAAGAACAATTGAAAGGTGTGACAGAAGGATATAAAGATTCTCTATCTACCATCCAGTTGACTAGTTATGAGCCGAATCGTCTGGCTTACAATGCTTTCACTCCTAAAGACGGAGTTGTTGTCTTCTCCGAAATATATTATCCGGGATGGCAGGCGACTATTGACGGTCAGCCCGTCGATATTGCCCGTGCAGATTATATCTTGCGTGCGATAAATGTACCGGCAGGAGAACATACCATCGAAATGTGGTTTGACCCGCAAAGCATACAGGTTACAGAAAGTATTGCTTATGCAGCACTGGCTTTGTTGCTGATCGGAGTTATGGTCCTTGCGTGGACGCAGCGGAACAAGATTGCGAAGAAGTCTTAA
- a CDS encoding S41 family peptidase, which translates to MKKLLNRQIAIVAVAVIATVAFFSFKSGDDRNFQIAKNLDIFNAIVKELDMFYVDTIDPNKTIREGIDNMLYTLDPYTEYYPEEDQSELEQMIKGSFGGIGSYIAYNTKLKRSMISEPFEGTPAAKAGLKAGDILMEIDGKDLAGKNNAEVSQMLRGQAGTSFKLKIERPNVKGGRTPMEFTIVRESIQNPAIPYTAVLDNNIGYISLSTFSGNPSKEFKKAFLDLKKQGATSLVIDLRSNGGGLLDEAVEIANYFLPRGKVIVTTKGKIKQASNTYKTLREPLDLDIPIAVLVNSGTASASEILSGSLQDLDRAVIVGNRTFGKGLVQVPRSLPYGGTMKVTTSKYYIPSGRCVQAIDYKHRNEDGSVGTIPDSLTKVFYTAAGREVRDGGGVMPDITIKQEKLPNILFYLVRDNLIFDYATQYCLKHPTIVAPEKFEVTDADYNDFKALVKKADFKYDQQSEKILKTLKEAVEFEGYMDDASEEFKALEKKLNHNLDRDLDYFSTDIKKMIATEIIKRYYYQRGNIIQQLKDDDGLKEAMKILNDPVKYKEMLSAPAAKK; encoded by the coding sequence ATGAAAAAATTGCTGAACAGGCAGATAGCTATTGTTGCAGTAGCGGTGATAGCCACAGTTGCTTTCTTTAGTTTCAAGAGCGGAGACGACCGTAATTTCCAGATTGCAAAGAATCTGGATATATTTAATGCGATTGTGAAAGAACTGGATATGTTCTATGTAGATACCATCGATCCGAATAAAACGATTCGGGAAGGAATCGATAATATGCTTTACACCTTAGATCCTTATACGGAATATTATCCGGAAGAAGATCAGAGTGAGTTGGAACAAATGATTAAAGGATCATTCGGTGGTATAGGTTCTTACATTGCTTATAATACGAAACTAAAGCGTTCGATGATTTCCGAACCTTTCGAGGGAACACCTGCTGCAAAAGCCGGACTGAAAGCGGGAGATATCCTGATGGAGATTGACGGAAAAGACCTTGCCGGTAAGAATAATGCGGAAGTCAGCCAGATGTTGCGCGGACAGGCAGGTACCAGCTTTAAGTTGAAGATTGAGCGTCCGAATGTGAAAGGCGGACGTACGCCGATGGAGTTCACAATTGTGCGTGAGTCTATTCAAAATCCGGCAATACCTTATACTGCCGTACTGGATAACAATATAGGTTACATCAGCCTTAGTACTTTTTCCGGCAATCCTTCCAAAGAATTTAAGAAAGCGTTTTTGGATTTGAAGAAACAGGGTGCCACTTCATTGGTGATAGACCTTCGTAGTAATGGCGGCGGACTGTTGGATGAAGCAGTAGAAATTGCGAATTATTTCTTGCCGCGTGGAAAAGTAATTGTGACGACCAAAGGAAAAATCAAACAGGCCAGTAACACTTATAAAACGTTGCGTGAGCCGTTGGATTTGGATATTCCGATTGCCGTACTGGTAAATAGCGGAACAGCTTCTGCTTCTGAAATCTTATCCGGGTCTTTGCAGGATCTCGACCGTGCTGTGATCGTTGGTAACCGTACTTTTGGAAAAGGGTTGGTGCAGGTTCCCCGTTCTTTGCCATACGGTGGAACGATGAAAGTGACTACCTCCAAATATTATATTCCGAGCGGCCGTTGCGTGCAGGCTATTGATTACAAACATCGTAATGAAGATGGAAGTGTCGGCACTATTCCCGACAGTTTAACTAAGGTTTTCTATACAGCTGCCGGACGTGAAGTCCGTGACGGGGGGGGTGTAATGCCGGATATTACGATCAAACAGGAGAAATTGCCGAATATCCTATTCTATCTGGTACGCGATAATCTGATTTTCGATTATGCAACGCAGTATTGTTTGAAACATCCCACTATCGTTGCTCCAGAGAAGTTTGAGGTGACAGATGCTGATTATAACGATTTTAAAGCATTGGTGAAGAAAGCTGACTTCAAGTATGACCAACAGAGTGAGAAAATTCTGAAAACATTGAAAGAAGCTGTCGAGTTTGAAGGATACATGGATGACGCTTCAGAGGAATTCAAAGCGCTAGAGAAGAAGTTGAACCATAATCTCGACCGTGACTTGGATTATTTCTCTACCGATATAAAGAAAATGATTGCTACTGAAATTATCAAACGTTATTATTATCAACGTGGTAATATCATCCAGCAGTTGAAGGATGATGACGGTTTGAAGGAAGCGATGAAAATACTGAATGATCCGGTGAAATACAAAGAAATGCTTAGTGCCCCGGCTGCTAAGAAATAA